The segment ACCCGGCGCCCGCGCTTACTACGACCAGCAACGCACGCGCGGCATCGGGCACCGCGCCGCGCTGCGCCAGCTCGGCAACCGCCTCGTCGGGATTCTGCATGGCTGCCTCAAGACCGGCACCCCGTACGACGAACACACCGCCTGGACACACCATCAACAAGATCAACAACTTGCCGCTTGACATCAAAGATCATGGGATGTCTGTCAACCAGCCGGCATCGGTCAGGCGGCGTGCTGGTACGCCGTACCCGAGATCTTCTTCGCCGCGTACATCGCTGCGTCCGCCCTCCGCAGCAGCTCGTCCGGATCCTCGCCGGCGACGCCGCAGGCGAGCCCGATGCTGGCGCGGACACGCAGCGCGTCCCGCCGCAACGCCGCGCCGATCGTCTCGGCCATCCGGGCTGCCTCGTCCTGCCCGGTGTCCGGCAGGACCAGCACGAACTCGTCCCCGCCGAGCCGGGCCGCGGTGTCCCCGGGCCGGACGCAGTCGCGCAGCACCTCACCGACCGTGGTCAGCAGCGCGTCACCGGCCTCGTGCCCGAACGTGTCGTTGACCTGCTTGAACCCGTCCAGATCGAGCAGCGCCACGGTCACCGGGCCGGCGTGCGGCGCGGCCAGCGACTCGGTGAGGCGCTGCTGGAACAGCGCCCGGTTGGCCAGGCCGGTCAGCGCGTCGTGCGAGGCCGCGTGGTTCACCTGGGCGAGCAGCCGGTTGTTGTCGCGCAGCGCCGAGATCTGCCGGCTCGTCACCACCGCGGTGAGCGCCACCGCGCAGGTCGCCACGACCGCGAGGTCGTCGCCGCCGGTCCAGGCCTCCCACAGCAGCAGCCCGTCGACCGCCACCACCGCCAGATGCGGCAGCAGACTGTACGAGCGCCGCCGCTTGCGGGCCCCGCGGGCCGCCGCCTGGCTCCGCCACTGCGCCTGGGCCGACAGCGCCGCCAGGCAGAAGACGGCGGGCAGGTGCACCTGGGCGATGTAGAGCCGCTCGTCGACGCCGGCCAGCACGGGCTGCAGCATCGGGGCGAGCGCGCCGACGAGCACGCCGACCGCGAGCAGGCGCAGACCCCGGCCGTCGATCGCCGAAAAGTCCGCCAGCACCGCCTTGGCCAGCGCGAACACCGCCATGATGGCCAGCACCGCGAGGATCAGCGAGGTGATCACCGGTGGGCTGATCCCGGCGGCGAGCGCCGGCCGGGTGCCGAAATGCCAGATGAACACGGCCGCGGCCAGCGCCACGCTGCCCGCATCCAGAACCACCCGGGCCAGCGCGCCGCGCTGTTCGCCGCCGACCGGCAGCCGGCTGAGCGCATAGCTGAGCACCAGCAGGCCGACACCATCGAAGATCAACATCAACGGCCCGGTGTACGAGGCCCGCGCACCCGGATGAACCAGGACGTCCACCGCCTGCGCGGTCTGACCGGCGCCGATCAGCAGCGGCACGGCGGACAGATGCCGCCAGAACCGCCGGGTCGGTGCCGGCAGCGCCGGATTGCGGGCGGTGAGCCAGAAGACCGCAGCGACCAGCGGCCCGTAGAACGGGATGGTCAGCCACAGCAGGACCGGCGGCCCGGCCGGATGGATCAGGTTGACCGCGAACCACGCCGCGGCCACGGCGAACAGGCCGAGGCAGGCGCGCGTGATCAACCGGGCGGGGCGCGGTGTCGTCAGTTTCATCGCACCCGCTTCTTCGGCAGCGGCGAGGCCGGCTTGAGGGCGTACGCCTCAACTTCGCGGATCATCCGCCGAAAAGACAAAGTGTGACGGACTTCCGGCTCCGCCCGTGGTGGCGGGTGTGGCTGGCCTCGGGGATCGCCGCCGCGGTGGTCTTCACACTGCTGCCGTACGGATGGCTGTCCGTTGCCGTCTCCACCGCCATCTCGGTGGGCTCGTGCGCGCTGATGATCGCCGGCGCCCGCGCCCACGGGCCGGCGTCGCGCAATATGTGGTACCTCTTCGCCGGCGGCATCGCCCTCTGGGCGGTCGGCGATCTGGTCTACGCCTGGTTCGCGCTGATCCAGCAGAGCGTGTCGTACCCGTCCCTGGCGGACGCCCTCTACCTGAGCGCTTACCCCCTGCTGACCGTGGCACTGTTCCGCCTCACCCGCGAGCGCGGCGCCGCCCGGTCCGGCAACGTGATCGACTCGGCGATCATTGGCGTCGCGGTCGGCATCGTCTACTGGACGTTCCTGATCGAGCCGGTCATGACCGACCGCTCGATGTCCCCGGCCGCCCGCCTGGTCGCCGCCGGCAACCTCACGGTCGGTGTCCTGCTCTGCGCGGTGATCGCACCGATCCTGCTGCGCCGCGGGTCACGGACGGCCAGTCTCTGGCTGCTCACCGCGGGCAGCGCGATCACCCTGCTCTGCAACGTCGTCTACGCGCTGCTGCCGACGGTGTTCGCCGAAGGGTCGCAGCTGGTCTTCGGCGGGTACCTGATGGCGTACGCCCTGTTCGCCGCGGCCGCGCTGCACCCGTCGATGAGCCGGCCGGTGCTCGCCGACGGCGACAGCCTCGGCCGGGGCCGCCTGGTCGTGCTGACCGCCTCGATGCTGCTGGTCCCGGCGATCCTGCTGGTCCAGGGCGAGAACGACGGCGGCGGACGGCTCAGCTGGGGCGCGGTCGCGCTCGGCTCGATGGCGCTGTTCGTGCTGGTCGCGACGCGGATGTCCGGTTACATCGCCCGGGTGGACAGCCAGGCTCGGCAGCTGCGCGAGTTGGCGATGTGCGACGACCTGACCGGCCTGCCGAACCGCCGCGACCTGGAACGGCGGGCGGCCACGGCGGTCGGGGAGGGCACCTGCCACCTCGTCATGATCGACCTGGCCGGGTTCAAGCACATCAACGACCGGCTCGGCCGCGCGGTCGGCGACCAGGCCCTGGTGGCGGTCGCCGGGCGGCTGCGCGAATGCGTACGCGAAGGCGACGTGGTGGCCCGGATGGGCGCCGACGAGTTCGCCGTACTGGTCTGCGACACCCTGCCCGGCGACGGTGACGCCGTCTCCGCCCGGCTGACCGAGATGCTGCGCCACCCGGTGCACGCCGGCGAGCACGAGCTGCTGCTCAACGCCCGGCTCGGCGTCGCCGAGGCCACCGGCGACATCGGCGCAACCGAGCTGGTCCGCCGCGCCGACACCGCCCGGTACGCGGCCAAGGCGTCCGGCGGTCAGCTGGTCAACTACAGCGCCGAGCTGGAC is part of the Actinoplanes sp. NBC_00393 genome and harbors:
- a CDS encoding GGDEF domain-containing protein, whose amino-acid sequence is MKLTTPRPARLITRACLGLFAVAAAWFAVNLIHPAGPPVLLWLTIPFYGPLVAAVFWLTARNPALPAPTRRFWRHLSAVPLLIGAGQTAQAVDVLVHPGARASYTGPLMLIFDGVGLLVLSYALSRLPVGGEQRGALARVVLDAGSVALAAAVFIWHFGTRPALAAGISPPVITSLILAVLAIMAVFALAKAVLADFSAIDGRGLRLLAVGVLVGALAPMLQPVLAGVDERLYIAQVHLPAVFCLAALSAQAQWRSQAAARGARKRRRSYSLLPHLAVVAVDGLLLWEAWTGGDDLAVVATCAVALTAVVTSRQISALRDNNRLLAQVNHAASHDALTGLANRALFQQRLTESLAAPHAGPVTVALLDLDGFKQVNDTFGHEAGDALLTTVGEVLRDCVRPGDTAARLGGDEFVLVLPDTGQDEAARMAETIGAALRRDALRVRASIGLACGVAGEDPDELLRRADAAMYAAKKISGTAYQHAA
- a CDS encoding putative bifunctional diguanylate cyclase/phosphodiesterase gives rise to the protein MTDFRLRPWWRVWLASGIAAAVVFTLLPYGWLSVAVSTAISVGSCALMIAGARAHGPASRNMWYLFAGGIALWAVGDLVYAWFALIQQSVSYPSLADALYLSAYPLLTVALFRLTRERGAARSGNVIDSAIIGVAVGIVYWTFLIEPVMTDRSMSPAARLVAAGNLTVGVLLCAVIAPILLRRGSRTASLWLLTAGSAITLLCNVVYALLPTVFAEGSQLVFGGYLMAYALFAAAALHPSMSRPVLADGDSLGRGRLVVLTASMLLVPAILLVQGENDGGGRLSWGAVALGSMALFVLVATRMSGYIARVDSQARQLRELAMCDDLTGLPNRRDLERRAATAVGEGTCHLVMIDLAGFKHINDRLGRAVGDQALVAVAGRLRECVREGDVVARMGADEFAVLVCDTLPGDGDAVSARLTEMLRHPVHAGEHELLLNARLGVAEATGDIGATELVRRADTARYAAKASGGQLVNYSAELDERAEAAERLGADLRHSLDDGDFRVVYQPIVELRDARVAAVEALVRWEHPVRGPVSPAAFIPVAEDNGLIVELGEWVMRTACRQFATWGRELGDRAPQYVSVNVSARQLNEPGFPDVVAGILADAGVHPNALLVEVTETALFAGRTAVEAVETLHRSGIRIALDDFGTGHSSLGLLRTVPVDVLKVDKSFVDEITPGRRAVIVDALIHVSNGLGLRAVAEGVETADQAAYLRELGYEYAQGYHFGRPVPNPFVETTARV